TTTCGCGCATGTGATCTGCTGTGTGCTCAATTTCATATGTAACTGGATGCTGGACAACAAGCAGAAGTGGATCATTCAAATTGATACTAAAGTAATTTTCAAGCTCTTGTGGTTCAATTGATTTAAAATCTTGGAGATCGTTACCAGGGTCTCCCACCATATGTATTCTCCATCCTTCTTCTCCCATCTTCGAAAGCCTTTCAGCACTTTTGGAAGTTCCAGGAAAATGTATATGGGCAAACTTAGTTATAGCATGCCTTATTGAGTCATCAATGCATCCACCCTCTGTAACATCACCACCTGAAATATGCGCAACCGGAATGTTCAGAAATGCAGATGCTATTACTCCAGAAGCTGCCTCCCAACGATCACCTTCAACAACTACAATATCTGGTTTTATTTGCTCAAGAGCTTGAGAAATCTTGATAATACCCAGACCTGCAGATGTGGCCATGCTTGTCTTTGAATCACTACTCAATAAAATATCTAGTTCCGATGCAATTGAAAAACCATCTTTCTTTATATCATTTATTGTATAGCCGAATTCATGCGATAAATGCATTCCAGTAGCAATTAAACACAATTCCAATTTTGGGTGGGAATCAATAGCTTTTAATGTAGAGCGCATTAAACCATAATCTGCACGGGTTCCTGTTATTACGGCAATTTTTCTAACCATCAAATACCAACATCCCAAATTTAAGTTTGTGGTGGTTCTAGAGATATTAAATGTTTTTATTTGGATTTTGTCTATTCGGGTTAATTTAACATAAGTTCATCTAAAGTTATTATTGTATCTTTTTTTATTTCCTGTTTAGATTTTGAACCAACAATTTGAGCCAAGTTTTTTGGAGAGATCCCTGTTCCAGGCCTTTTAAATGAAATCATATCTTCTGTGATTTCAGCTCCCATTGGGATGTCAATTTTAGCCACAATGCTTCTTCTGGCAACACTACGTACTTCAAGCTCAGCATCTACAGGTGCTTTAATAGGAGAACCCAATGATTTTTCAACCATCCGTATACCACGAATCATTTCTTTTAGTTTTTCAGGTTCTAGGGATGCTTTATGATCGGGTCCCGGAAGATTTCGATCTATTGTAAAGTGCTTCTCTATAACACATGCTCCCATAGCTACAGCTGCAATAGAAGCATAAATATCGGGGGTATGATCTGAATATCCAATCGGTAAACTTAGGCTATCAGACATTGTTTTCATGGCTCTCAAATTACAGTCCTCTATTCTTGCTGGATAGTTTGAAGTACAATGCAAGAGAATTAAAGAGTTACATCCGATTTCTTTGATTGCCGAAACGGCTTCTTCAACTTCTTCAAGAGTTGACATCCCCGTAGATAAGATAATTGGAAGATCTTTTTTTGCTATATATTTAAGAAATGGGTGATTTGTAATTTCACCGGAACTGATCTTGATTAAAGGTAGCCCAAGGGTTGTAAGCAAATCTGCACTCATTTCATCAAAAGGGGTAGACAAAAAGAGAATATCTTTTTTCCTAGCGTAATCTAATAAATATTCATGTTCTTCTTTTGATAGTTCTAATCTTTTGATCATATCAAGTTGAGATTCAGAAGCATCAGTAGTCATTTTTTGGTATTCAGCCTTTGGTGCATTAATACTAACAACTTCTTCTGATACAAATGTCTGAAATTTCACGGCATCGGCACCCGCATCAACTGCTGCATCAATCAACTCTTTTGCTAATTCAAGATTACCATTATGGTTAACTCCTGCTTCTGCAATGATAAAGCAAGGAGCGTCTTTACCTATTAACCGATTCTTGATTTCCATCCTTTGTCTCCTGAATCAACAATTCTGCAAGTTTAAAGTCGATTTCATTGTCAATATCAACACTCTTGTCAACAGGCATAATGAAGGGAACAACATTGCCTGAATAAAAATCATTGTTTTTGTACAAATCGAGAACAGTACTTATATATATTGCTCCATTCTGCCTATAAACTTTTGGTAGATCTTGTCTGCGTTTTTTTAAATATTCATCTCCTAATAGAGGCTTCAAGTGTGCATTGTCAAACTTGAAATCCCAATATGGAGAGTGCTCTACTTCACACATACTAAAAACTGAGCTGTAATCATTTGCAACAAATAGCTCAATTGCCCTGTCAATGTCATGTGTGTCTCTTAAGGGTGAAGTCGGTTGCAAAAGGACAACGACTGAAGGATTGTAATCATGTTTTAAAAATTCAATTGCATGAAAAATTGTGTCAATTGTCGGGGAATCATCTTTCGCAAGTTCTGCAGGCCTCTTAATAATATTTGCGCCACACCTTTCTGAAGTATTAGCAATAGGTTCACTATCTGTAGAAACAAATACTGCGTCAATGTATTTTGAATCTAGGGCGGCTTTTATAGAATAATAAATTAAAGGCATGCCTGCCAGTTGTCTGATATTCTTCCCTGGCAGACCTTTTGATCCACCGCGGGCAGGGATAATGGCAATGATTTTCTCTTTATTCACATAATCAACTCATAAATTCAGATTTTTGAATGATGGCATCGGAAATCAATTTGCCAGTTTTTCCAATGTTTTTGAACATAGTAGTTTTCAAATATTCTTGTTTTTTTACCAAATTGTTGTGCTCAAGGTCGTCGTTTAAAATCGATGAAACTGATTCAATTAAAGAATCGATATCATTAAAAGGTGATGTGCCTCCAAAAAATGCTAAATCTAGGTTGGGTGGATACGATGTTCCAGTGAAATTGATCTGAAATACGGGAATATCCATTGCTATAGCTTCTGATATTCCTGTGGAAACTGTAGATATGATGGCATCAGAATTTGCTAATACTTCGTAAAAATCAACTTCATTCCTGATGAATATTGTACTTGCCAACTCACTTTGATTAAAAATATCCTCAATACCTTTTTTTACATGTGATTCATTCAAATTTTCGCGTGGATGCAATTTTACTATTAGATTAATAGATTCGGGCATAACAGAGCGCATTTTCTTCAAAGATAGAAGTGTTAAGTCATTGTCGTAAGGTTCCCCTTCAGAGATAAAAGTAACAATTTTGTTATTGGTTGGAATAGCGTATTCCCTCTTAAGTCCATTTGAATTTCTTTGTTTCAGATTTTTGAGATAGTCAAATCTGGGAGCACCCAATGGCAAAATTGATACGGTGTCATCTGTCCATTTACTCAATTCACCTTTAGTAGGTTCATCATACGCAAAAATATAATCTGAAATATATGGCAAATGGCCGCCTCCGCCAATACCATGCTGAATTATAAATGTTGGTATACTTCTTTCAGCAGCAATTTCAAAAGCTGTCGTAAATACAATTGAAACTACTCCTTTAAAATCATAGGAATCAAACACCCTTCTAAA
This genomic stretch from Methanohalophilus levihalophilus harbors:
- the neuC gene encoding UDP-N-acetylglucosamine 2-epimerase, with the protein product MVRKIAVITGTRADYGLMRSTLKAIDSHPKLELCLIATGMHLSHEFGYTINDIKKDGFSIASELDILLSSDSKTSMATSAGLGIIKISQALEQIKPDIVVVEGDRWEAASGVIASAFLNIPVAHISGGDVTEGGCIDDSIRHAITKFAHIHFPGTSKSAERLSKMGEEGWRIHMVGDPGNDLQDFKSIEPQELENYFSINLNDPLLLVVQHPVTYEIEHTADHMRETMESIVELGLQTIVIYPNADSGGKLAIEVIKDFSEYPNIKIYKNLTRDVYLSLMAVSSAIIGNSSSGIVESPFFKIPAVNIGTRQSGRERSTNVIDVEYDRHEIVSAIKKALSDKDFKENVKNCPNPYASENTGIKIANLLYKIEIDNKLINKKFIL
- the neuB gene encoding N-acetylneuraminate synthase, which encodes MEIKNRLIGKDAPCFIIAEAGVNHNGNLELAKELIDAAVDAGADAVKFQTFVSEEVVSINAPKAEYQKMTTDASESQLDMIKRLELSKEEHEYLLDYARKKDILFLSTPFDEMSADLLTTLGLPLIKISSGEITNHPFLKYIAKKDLPIILSTGMSTLEEVEEAVSAIKEIGCNSLILLHCTSNYPARIEDCNLRAMKTMSDSLSLPIGYSDHTPDIYASIAAVAMGACVIEKHFTIDRNLPGPDHKASLEPEKLKEMIRGIRMVEKSLGSPIKAPVDAELEVRSVARRSIVAKIDIPMGAEITEDMISFKRPGTGISPKNLAQIVGSKSKQEIKKDTIITLDELMLN
- a CDS encoding acylneuraminate cytidylyltransferase family protein, coding for MNKEKIIAIIPARGGSKGLPGKNIRQLAGMPLIYYSIKAALDSKYIDAVFVSTDSEPIANTSERCGANIIKRPAELAKDDSPTIDTIFHAIEFLKHDYNPSVVVLLQPTSPLRDTHDIDRAIELFVANDYSSVFSMCEVEHSPYWDFKFDNAHLKPLLGDEYLKKRRQDLPKVYRQNGAIYISTVLDLYKNNDFYSGNVVPFIMPVDKSVDIDNEIDFKLAELLIQETKDGNQESVNR